In the genome of Flavobacterium panacagri, one region contains:
- the ftsY gene encoding signal recognition particle-docking protein FtsY, translating into MSFFKKLFSTEKKETLDKGLEKTKTTFFSKLSKAVAGKSKVDDDVLDDLEEVLVGSDVGVNTTLKIIERIEKRVAEDKYLGTEELNQILRDEIGALLSETNTGEATEFEIPKDKKPYVLMVVGVNGVGKTTTIGKLAYQFKKAGHKVVLGAADTFRAAAIDQLQVWADRVDVPIVRQNMGSDPASVAFDTLQSAVAQNADVVIIDTAGRLHNKINLMNELSKVKRVMQKVVVDAPHDVLLVLDGSTGQNAFEQAKQFTAATEVTSLAVTKLDGTAKGGVVIGISDQFQIPVKYIGVGEGIEDLQVFNKYEFVDSFFK; encoded by the coding sequence ATGAGTTTTTTTAAAAAATTATTCTCTACCGAAAAAAAAGAGACTTTAGACAAAGGTCTTGAAAAAACAAAAACTACTTTTTTCTCGAAGCTAAGCAAAGCTGTTGCTGGAAAATCTAAAGTCGATGATGATGTTTTAGATGATCTGGAGGAAGTTCTTGTAGGTTCAGATGTTGGAGTAAATACGACATTAAAAATCATTGAAAGAATTGAAAAACGTGTTGCCGAAGATAAATATTTAGGAACAGAAGAGTTAAACCAAATTCTAAGAGACGAAATAGGAGCTTTGTTGTCTGAAACGAATACTGGCGAAGCGACAGAATTTGAAATTCCAAAAGATAAAAAACCTTATGTTTTAATGGTTGTTGGTGTTAATGGAGTAGGGAAAACAACAACAATTGGAAAATTGGCTTATCAATTTAAAAAAGCTGGACATAAGGTAGTTTTAGGTGCAGCAGATACTTTTCGTGCAGCAGCAATTGATCAATTACAGGTTTGGGCTGATAGAGTAGATGTACCAATTGTGAGACAAAATATGGGAAGTGATCCAGCTTCTGTAGCTTTTGATACTTTGCAGTCGGCAGTTGCACAAAATGCAGACGTTGTTATTATTGATACCGCTGGACGTCTTCATAATAAAATCAATTTGATGAATGAGCTTTCAAAAGTAAAGCGTGTAATGCAGAAAGTAGTTGTTGATGCGCCACACGATGTGCTTTTGGTTTTAGATGGTTCTACTGGTCAAAATGCTTTTGAACAAGCAAAACAATTTACGGCAGCAACTGAAGTAACTTCGTTAGCGGTAACTAAATTGGACGGAACTGCAAAAGGTGGAGTTGTTATTGGTATCTCAGACCAGTTTCAAATTCCAGTTAAATATATTGGTGTTGGCGAAGGAATTGAAGATTTACAAGTCTTTAATAAATATGAATTCGTTGACAGTTTCTTTAAATAA
- a CDS encoding DUF4295 domain-containing protein has translation MAKKTVASLQTSSKRLSKAIKMVKSPKTGAYTFVESIMAPEEVDEFLKKK, from the coding sequence ATGGCAAAGAAAACCGTAGCATCGTTACAAACATCTTCTAAGAGATTATCAAAAGCCATCAAAATGGTAAAATCTCCTAAAACTGGTGCATATACATTCGTAGAATCTATTATGGCTCCTGAAGAAGTTGATGAATTCTTGAAAAAGAAATAA
- the rpmG gene encoding 50S ribosomal protein L33: protein MAKKGNRIQVILECTEHKTSGVPGTSRYITTKNKKNTPDRLEIKKFNPILKRVTVHKEIK from the coding sequence ATGGCAAAGAAAGGTAATAGAATCCAAGTAATTTTAGAATGTACTGAGCACAAGACTTCTGGTGTTCCAGGAACTTCTAGATATATTACAACTAAGAACAAAAAAAATACTCCAGACAGATTAGAGATTAAAAAATTTAATCCAATCTTAAAAAGAGTAACTGTTCACAAAGAAATTAAGTAA
- the rpmB gene encoding 50S ribosomal protein L28: MSRVCDLTGKRAMVGNNVSHAMNKTKRKFSVNLVKKRFYLPEEDRWITLRVAASTIKTINKNGITAVLKKAQSEGFIK; encoded by the coding sequence ATGTCAAGAGTTTGTGACCTTACAGGTAAAAGAGCGATGGTAGGAAATAACGTTTCTCACGCTATGAACAAAACTAAGAGAAAGTTTTCTGTAAACTTAGTTAAAAAGCGTTTTTATCTTCCGGAAGAAGATAGATGGATTACTCTTAGAGTAGCAGCATCTACGATAAAAACAATTAATAAAAATGGAATCACTGCAGTTTTGAAAAAAGCGCAGTCAGAAGGATTTATCAAATAA
- a CDS encoding CinA family nicotinamide mononucleotide deamidase-related protein, translating to MKAAIITIGDEILIGQIVDTNSAFIAKSLDRIGVEVAEMLSISDDKKHILDTFTQLQNKVDVVIVTGGLGPTKDDVTKKTFCEYFDDKLVVNPEVLAHVTELIEGFYKRPISQLNKDQALVPSTCTVLPNKVGTAPGMWMKKENTVFISLPGVPYEMKYLVEEEIIPKIVKEYKRPYIIHKTILTYGQGESLVAERIEHWENNLPEFIKLAYLPNPGRVRLRLTARGVDKEVLEAAIDENVRSLDLIIHDIIVGYEENETLESVVGKILTKQHKTVSTAESFTGGRVASLLSAVPGASSYFKGSVVSYATEAKINVLGVPEELVAKHSVVSAEVASSMALNVKKLLQTDYGIATTGNAGPSKGDSDAEIGTVFIALATPTEVIVEEFNFGQPREKVVDRATVKSLEILQKEILKFVQ from the coding sequence ATGAAAGCAGCAATCATAACAATTGGAGATGAAATTCTAATTGGTCAAATCGTAGATACAAATTCAGCTTTTATTGCTAAATCATTAGATAGAATTGGAGTTGAGGTAGCAGAAATGCTATCGATTAGCGATGACAAAAAGCATATTTTAGACACTTTTACTCAGTTGCAGAACAAAGTTGATGTTGTAATAGTTACAGGCGGACTGGGGCCAACTAAAGATGATGTGACTAAAAAAACGTTCTGTGAATACTTTGATGATAAACTGGTTGTAAATCCAGAAGTTTTGGCACATGTTACCGAATTAATAGAAGGTTTTTACAAAAGACCGATTTCTCAATTAAATAAAGATCAAGCTTTAGTGCCGTCAACTTGTACTGTACTGCCAAATAAAGTTGGAACGGCGCCGGGCATGTGGATGAAGAAAGAAAATACTGTTTTTATTTCGCTTCCGGGAGTTCCTTACGAAATGAAATATCTGGTTGAAGAAGAAATTATTCCTAAGATAGTTAAAGAATATAAGCGTCCATATATCATTCATAAAACCATTTTGACTTATGGTCAGGGTGAAAGTTTAGTTGCAGAACGTATTGAGCATTGGGAAAATAATCTTCCAGAATTTATAAAACTGGCTTATCTGCCAAATCCAGGCCGAGTTCGCTTAAGATTAACAGCTAGAGGAGTGGATAAAGAAGTTTTAGAAGCGGCAATTGATGAAAATGTGCGTTCGTTAGATTTAATAATTCATGATATAATTGTGGGGTATGAAGAAAACGAAACATTAGAATCAGTAGTTGGAAAAATTTTGACTAAACAGCATAAAACGGTTTCAACAGCAGAAAGTTTTACTGGCGGAAGAGTAGCCTCGTTATTGTCTGCTGTTCCTGGAGCTTCCAGTTATTTTAAAGGAAGTGTCGTTTCTTATGCAACCGAAGCTAAAATAAATGTGCTTGGAGTTCCAGAAGAGTTGGTAGCCAAACATTCTGTTGTAAGTGCGGAAGTCGCGTCGTCTATGGCTTTGAATGTGAAAAAGTTACTGCAAACGGATTATGGGATAGCTACGACAGGTAACGCGGGACCTTCAAAAGGAGATTCTGATGCCGAAATTGGTACTGTTTTTATCGCTTTGGCGACCCCAACAGAGGTAATTGTGGAAGAATTTAACTTCGGACAACCTCGTGAAAAAGTGGTAGATAGGGCAACAGTTAAGAGTTTAGAAATATTGCAGAAAGAAATTTTAAAATTTGTGCAATAA
- a CDS encoding Hpt domain-containing protein produces MALKYNLSKVYALSDNDPEFVNQILTLFVTEVPEDLKQIKEGIKKKDHKYAYSYAHKIKPTLDLMGLNVAFEEILQVEAWTKAEGKKKDIIETFKSIKVQVKEAIKEIKKDFDL; encoded by the coding sequence ATGGCTTTAAAGTATAACCTTTCGAAAGTGTATGCGCTTTCAGATAACGATCCTGAATTTGTAAATCAGATTTTAACTTTATTTGTTACAGAAGTTCCGGAAGATTTAAAACAAATTAAAGAAGGAATTAAGAAAAAGGATCATAAATATGCCTATTCTTATGCGCACAAAATTAAGCCAACATTAGATTTAATGGGTTTGAATGTGGCATTTGAAGAAATCCTTCAAGTAGAAGCTTGGACAAAAGCAGAAGGCAAGAAAAAAGATATTATTGAAACTTTTAAAAGTATTAAAGTGCAAGTAAAAGAAGCAATCAAAGAGATAAAAAAAGACTTTGATTTGTAA
- a CDS encoding fumarylacetoacetate hydrolase family protein, with amino-acid sequence MKIICVGRNYANHIEELKNERPSEPVVFMKPDSAVLLKQHPFVIPEFSEDVHHEIEIIVKINKVGKYIEPKFAHKYYDEISVGIDFTARDLQSKLKEKGLPWEKAKAFDGSAVIGDFLPKTDFLSMENLNFELKTNGETVQKGNSSMMLWKIDELISHVSQFFTLKIGDIIFTGTPAGVSAVKPNDVLEGFLEDKKLFRIQVK; translated from the coding sequence ATGAAGATTATCTGTGTCGGCAGGAATTATGCCAATCATATAGAAGAATTAAAGAACGAACGTCCGAGTGAGCCGGTAGTTTTTATGAAACCCGATTCTGCGGTATTGCTGAAACAACATCCGTTTGTGATTCCGGAGTTTTCTGAGGATGTTCATCATGAAATAGAAATAATTGTAAAGATTAATAAAGTTGGAAAATACATCGAACCAAAATTTGCTCATAAATATTATGATGAGATTAGTGTTGGGATCGATTTTACAGCGAGGGATTTACAGAGTAAATTAAAAGAAAAAGGGCTTCCGTGGGAAAAAGCCAAAGCGTTTGACGGTTCGGCGGTTATTGGTGATTTTTTACCAAAAACAGATTTTCTTTCTATGGAAAACCTTAATTTTGAATTGAAAACAAATGGAGAAACAGTTCAAAAAGGAAATTCAAGCATGATGCTTTGGAAGATTGATGAATTAATTTCGCACGTCTCTCAGTTTTTTACATTAAAAATTGGAGATATAATTTTTACAGGAACACCAGCTGGTGTTTCGGCTGTAAAACCAAATGATGTTTTAGAAGGCTTTTTAGAAGATAAAAAATTATTCAGAATACAAGTAAAATAA
- a CDS encoding 3'-5' exonuclease — protein MELKLNKPICFFDLETTGIDIGKDRIVEISIFKVFPNGNKESKTWLVNPTIPIPPQTTAVHGITDEKVANEPTFAELASHIHNMIKDSDLGGFNSDRFDIPLLAEELLRAGVDFDMKNKVSVDVQTIFHKMEERTLSAALKFYCGKSLDNAHSAEADTMATYEILKAQLDRYPELENDMKALSEFTTRKKIADFAGMIAFDKDDEEIFTFGKHKGAKVEKVLESEPGYFSWIQNADFPLYTKKVLTAIKLRKLNTK, from the coding sequence ATGGAATTAAAACTTAACAAACCAATTTGCTTTTTTGATCTCGAAACAACGGGAATTGATATCGGTAAAGATAGAATCGTAGAAATTTCAATATTCAAAGTTTTTCCTAACGGAAACAAAGAAAGTAAAACCTGGTTGGTTAATCCAACAATTCCAATTCCGCCGCAAACTACTGCGGTACATGGCATCACTGATGAAAAAGTAGCAAACGAACCAACCTTTGCAGAATTAGCGTCACATATTCATAATATGATTAAAGACAGCGATTTGGGAGGATTTAACTCAGATCGTTTTGATATTCCGCTTTTAGCAGAAGAATTGCTTCGTGCAGGAGTTGATTTTGATATGAAAAATAAAGTTTCTGTAGATGTGCAGACTATTTTTCATAAAATGGAAGAGCGAACTCTTAGTGCTGCTTTGAAATTTTATTGTGGAAAAAGTTTAGATAATGCCCATTCAGCTGAAGCGGATACTATGGCGACTTATGAAATTCTGAAAGCACAGTTAGATCGTTATCCGGAATTGGAAAATGATATGAAGGCTTTATCTGAATTTACAACTCGTAAAAAAATCGCTGATTTTGCTGGAATGATTGCTTTTGATAAAGATGACGAAGAAATTTTTACTTTTGGCAAGCACAAAGGGGCAAAAGTGGAAAAAGTTTTGGAGTCAGAGCCTGGTTATTTCAGCTGGATTCAAAATGCTGATTTTCCTTTGTATACCAAAAAAGTTTTGACAGCAATTAAATTGAGAAAATTAAACACAAAGTAA
- a CDS encoding dihydrolipoamide acetyltransferase family protein encodes MARFELKLPKMGESVAEATITNWLKEVGDKIEADEAVLEIATDKVDSEVPSEVSGILVEQLFGKDDLVQVGQTIAIIETEGGEAVITETISVEETVAPAEAVEIEKTIETVQETVASTDFSGSDKFFSPLVKNIAKEENVTLNELENIAGSGKDGRVTKEDILKYIEDRKSGVVQTPQAVEEAPKVVAETPKTETPKAVEPVAQKSQQAVPVSVNGGDEIVEMDRMRKLISGYMTASVQTSAHVQSFIEVDVTNIVKWRDKVKTAFEKREGEKLTFTPIMMEAVAKALKDFPGMNISVDGDYIIKKKNINLGMAAALPNGNLIVPVIKNADQLNLVGMAKAVNDLGNRAKAGKLKPDDTQGGTYTVTNVGTFGSVFGTPIINQPQVGILALGAIRKVPAVIETPEGDFIGIRQKMFLSHSYDHRVVDGALGGSFVKRVAEYLEAFDVDRDF; translated from the coding sequence ATGGCAAGATTTGAATTAAAGCTTCCAAAAATGGGAGAAAGCGTCGCTGAAGCAACTATTACAAATTGGTTGAAAGAAGTTGGAGACAAAATTGAAGCTGATGAAGCGGTACTCGAAATTGCAACCGATAAAGTTGATAGTGAAGTGCCTAGCGAAGTATCAGGAATTTTAGTTGAGCAATTGTTTGGTAAAGATGATTTAGTACAAGTAGGGCAGACTATTGCCATTATTGAAACTGAAGGTGGTGAAGCGGTGATTACAGAAACAATTTCAGTAGAAGAAACTGTAGCTCCGGCTGAAGCAGTTGAAATTGAAAAAACTATTGAAACAGTACAAGAAACTGTAGCAAGTACAGATTTTTCAGGTTCAGATAAATTCTTTTCTCCGCTAGTAAAAAATATCGCAAAAGAAGAAAACGTTACTTTAAACGAACTTGAAAATATTGCAGGTTCAGGAAAAGACGGACGTGTTACTAAAGAAGATATTTTAAAATATATAGAAGATCGCAAATCTGGAGTAGTGCAAACGCCACAAGCGGTTGAAGAAGCTCCAAAAGTAGTTGCAGAAACTCCAAAAACTGAAACTCCTAAAGCAGTTGAGCCAGTTGCTCAAAAAAGCCAGCAGGCTGTTCCGGTTTCTGTAAATGGAGGCGACGAAATTGTAGAGATGGACAGAATGCGTAAACTGATTTCAGGTTATATGACGGCTTCAGTTCAGACTTCTGCTCATGTTCAGTCATTTATTGAAGTTGACGTAACCAATATTGTAAAATGGAGAGATAAGGTAAAAACGGCTTTCGAAAAGAGAGAAGGTGAGAAATTGACTTTTACGCCAATTATGATGGAAGCGGTTGCTAAAGCCTTAAAAGATTTTCCTGGAATGAATATTTCTGTTGACGGGGATTATATCATTAAAAAGAAAAATATCAATTTAGGAATGGCGGCAGCGTTACCAAACGGAAATTTAATTGTTCCTGTAATTAAAAATGCAGATCAGTTGAATTTGGTTGGAATGGCAAAAGCGGTTAACGATTTAGGAAACCGTGCAAAAGCTGGAAAACTAAAACCAGACGATACACAAGGCGGAACTTACACGGTGACGAACGTTGGTACTTTTGGAAGTGTTTTCGGAACGCCAATTATTAATCAACCTCAGGTTGGAATTTTAGCTCTTGGAGCAATTCGTAAAGTGCCTGCTGTTATCGAAACTCCTGAGGGAGATTTTATTGGAATTCGCCAGAAAATGTTCTTGTCTCATTCTTATGATCATAGAGTGGTAGATGGAGCATTGGGAGGAAGTTTTGTGAAACGAGTAGCAGAATATTTAGAAGCTTTTGATGTGGATAGAGATTTCTAA
- a CDS encoding glycosyltransferase family 2 protein translates to MQLSIIILNYNVRYFLEQCVLSVQEAITTIEAEIIVVDNNSSDESVSMMKERFPDVKLIQNEENFGFPKGNNIGFRQAKGKYICILNPDTVVAEDTFLKILAFAERQNNLGIIGCKLIDGTGDFLPESKRGIPTPWVAFTKIFSLYKIFPKTKLFNQYYAQHLNQNETGKVEILVGAFMFLESKLYEDLNGFDEDCFMYADDIDLSYRALLLEKANFYFHETTVLHYKGESTIKDEQYMKRFQESMNFFYQKHFKKSWFFSLFIKIGTFLFSFAKMFQGKPKENPLPESYFLCSENENFAKKLASILENKVGFLEFKEEKMVNSCLILKGKKAEIILDNHYISFKKCIEIIETLKDKKVTFKIFPKNAGFIIGSNSRNDRGQIIKIE, encoded by the coding sequence ATGCAATTATCGATTATTATTCTCAATTATAATGTGCGTTACTTTCTCGAACAATGCGTTTTAAGTGTTCAGGAAGCAATCACAACGATTGAGGCAGAAATTATTGTTGTGGATAATAATTCATCAGACGAGAGTGTTTCGATGATGAAAGAGAGATTTCCGGATGTAAAATTAATTCAAAACGAAGAAAATTTCGGTTTCCCAAAAGGAAATAATATTGGTTTTCGTCAAGCGAAAGGAAAGTACATTTGTATTTTAAATCCCGATACTGTTGTGGCTGAAGATACATTCTTGAAGATTCTGGCTTTCGCCGAAAGGCAAAATAATCTCGGAATCATTGGCTGTAAACTGATTGATGGAACAGGCGATTTTTTGCCTGAAAGTAAAAGAGGAATACCGACACCATGGGTTGCCTTTACGAAGATTTTCAGTTTGTATAAAATATTTCCTAAAACAAAACTTTTCAATCAATATTACGCTCAGCATTTAAATCAAAACGAAACCGGAAAAGTAGAAATTCTGGTTGGGGCTTTTATGTTTTTAGAAAGTAAACTTTATGAAGATTTAAACGGTTTCGACGAAGATTGTTTTATGTATGCAGATGATATCGATTTGTCGTATCGTGCATTGCTTTTAGAAAAAGCTAATTTTTATTTTCACGAAACAACAGTTCTGCATTATAAAGGAGAAAGCACGATAAAAGATGAGCAGTACATGAAACGATTTCAGGAATCAATGAATTTCTTTTATCAGAAGCATTTTAAGAAATCCTGGTTCTTTAGCCTTTTTATTAAAATTGGGACATTTTTGTTTTCATTTGCTAAAATGTTTCAGGGAAAACCAAAAGAGAATCCGTTACCGGAAAGCTATTTTTTATGCTCCGAAAATGAGAATTTCGCTAAAAAACTGGCTTCGATTTTGGAAAATAAAGTTGGTTTTTTAGAATTCAAAGAGGAAAAAATGGTAAATTCGTGCCTGATTTTAAAGGGTAAAAAGGCAGAGATCATTTTGGATAATCACTATATTTCATTCAAAAAATGTATCGAAATCATAGAAACTCTTAAAGATAAGAAGGTTACTTTTAAAATATTTCCCAAAAATGCGGGTTTTATTATTGGAAGCAATTCAAGAAATGACAGAGGGCAAATTATAAAAATTGAGTAA
- a CDS encoding DUF5009 domain-containing protein, with translation MKIKENLFNQRIVSIDALRGITIFVMIFVNELASIQHVPQWLKHMPADADAMTFVDLVFPAFLFIVGMSVPFAFNARLIKGDSAKTIWTHTLKRAFALIIIGVFMVNAEYGFDASKMIIAPALWGLLAYAMPILIWNKYPKDFPLWLKSVLQYGGILVLVTLYFLYIQDTGERGMTPKWWGILGLIGWAYLFTVIYYWLVSGNLWAMIGFLIFSVVMNSLNLTENSFVQHTSWLSFIAGHLTHGALVSAGVVISLLFFDRKIENKINWPVIAFIILFFAIGFGLRPLFGISKIQGTPSWTMISAGICTILFYFLYWLMEVKKQTKWSEFFMPAAANPLLIYILPGVIYYFCKTINMHIIPGYFRVGVPGIIWSLVFSTIMLFVMKILNRYKIQLHL, from the coding sequence ATGAAAATAAAAGAGAATTTGTTTAATCAAAGGATTGTTTCTATCGATGCTTTACGCGGAATCACCATTTTTGTAATGATTTTTGTTAACGAATTGGCAAGTATTCAACATGTGCCACAATGGTTGAAACACATGCCTGCAGACGCTGATGCTATGACTTTTGTTGATTTAGTTTTTCCTGCTTTTTTATTTATTGTTGGAATGTCGGTTCCATTTGCTTTTAATGCTAGGCTGATAAAAGGCGATAGTGCCAAAACCATTTGGACTCACACTTTAAAAAGAGCCTTTGCGCTTATTATTATTGGCGTTTTCATGGTTAATGCCGAATATGGTTTTGATGCTTCTAAAATGATAATTGCTCCAGCTCTCTGGGGACTTTTGGCCTATGCAATGCCAATCCTTATTTGGAATAAATACCCAAAAGATTTCCCTCTTTGGCTCAAAAGTGTATTGCAATACGGAGGGATTTTGGTTCTCGTAACACTTTACTTTTTATACATACAAGATACTGGAGAAAGAGGAATGACGCCAAAATGGTGGGGAATTCTAGGTTTAATTGGTTGGGCATATCTTTTTACGGTTATCTATTATTGGCTGGTTTCTGGGAATTTATGGGCAATGATAGGTTTCCTGATTTTTAGTGTGGTGATGAATTCGTTAAATCTTACTGAAAATTCTTTTGTTCAACATACTTCTTGGTTGAGTTTTATAGCAGGACATCTTACACATGGTGCACTCGTTTCGGCTGGAGTTGTAATTTCACTGCTCTTTTTTGATCGAAAAATCGAAAATAAAATCAACTGGCCCGTAATTGCTTTTATAATATTGTTTTTCGCTATTGGATTTGGTTTAAGACCTTTATTTGGAATTTCCAAAATACAGGGGACTCCATCTTGGACAATGATCTCAGCAGGAATCTGTACAATATTATTTTACTTTTTATATTGGTTAATGGAAGTTAAAAAACAAACGAAATGGAGTGAGTTTTTTATGCCAGCAGCAGCAAATCCGTTATTAATCTATATTTTACCAGGAGTAATTTATTATTTCTGTAAAACGATTAACATGCATATTATTCCAGGATACTTTAGGGTAGGCGTTCCAGGTATTATCTGGTCTTTAGTATTCTCTACAATTATGCTTTTCGTAATGAAAATCTTAAACAGATATAAAATTCAATTGCATTTGTAA
- a CDS encoding tyrosine-protein phosphatase, with protein sequence MFTFFKSKPFLKDLLGSDYVDIHSHLLPGIDDGAKDIEKTKKLIKSFQKLGISQFITTPHISHYIWNNSEQKIIQKHDDTQSLLKEENFHLPFKTAAEYFMDDWFENHLKTEKLLTLKDNYVLVEMSYINAPVQLYKILFDIQVAGYIPVLAHPERYLFYNKNLKEYDKIKNAGCKFQLNLLSMVGYYGKEITQTAEYLLKKGMYDFAGTDVHHGKHIACFEQKVKTDQISNLKEIIKNNQFFRF encoded by the coding sequence ATGTTTACATTCTTTAAATCAAAACCTTTTTTAAAAGACCTTTTAGGAAGTGATTATGTCGATATTCATTCGCATTTACTTCCTGGAATAGATGATGGCGCAAAAGACATTGAAAAAACCAAAAAGCTTATAAAATCCTTTCAAAAGCTTGGAATTTCTCAATTCATTACAACACCGCATATAAGTCATTATATATGGAATAATTCAGAACAGAAGATTATTCAGAAACATGATGATACTCAATCTTTATTAAAAGAAGAAAACTTTCACCTTCCGTTTAAAACTGCTGCAGAATATTTTATGGATGACTGGTTTGAAAATCATCTGAAAACAGAAAAACTTCTTACCCTAAAAGATAATTATGTACTGGTTGAAATGTCGTACATAAATGCTCCCGTACAGTTGTACAAAATATTATTTGATATACAAGTTGCAGGATATATTCCCGTTTTAGCACATCCCGAAAGGTATTTGTTTTACAATAAAAATTTAAAGGAATACGATAAAATTAAAAATGCTGGGTGTAAATTTCAACTCAACTTACTATCAATGGTAGGGTATTATGGAAAAGAAATCACTCAGACAGCTGAATATCTTTTAAAGAAAGGAATGTATGATTTTGCTGGGACAGATGTCCATCATGGTAAACATATTGCATGTTTTGAACAAAAAGTTAAAACTGACCAGATTTCTAATTTAAAGGAAATTATAAAAAACAATCAATTTTTCAGGTTTTAG
- a CDS encoding undecaprenyl-phosphate glucose phosphotransferase: MMKILQELSHIRMSRYFKLLFVCWDIILLNASILLSALVRYGRVEEIFLKEEETVSLVANLIWIGLLLNKDSYRMVRIERIESIVSRTIRKLLIHASLIAMFVAFLNLADISRLRLLYFYLFFFGILLVSRYISMKLLKEIRAKGYNFKKFVIVGANETGEKMRKILAKNLTYGYKFLGFFDQKDDTIKETYTPFLGGFDKVQEFLVKEKVDELYVALHIDNVGTINELIKICEQNMVRIKFIPDFQLYTKSNKVEVSFYENTPVLMLRQEPLELAINRLVKKIFDLCFSSLVILLIFPWLFPLVTLIVKIESPGPVFFKQKRSGRDNRPFTCLKFRSMYVNDLAHDKQAGKGDSRITKFGAFMRKTSIDELPQFFNVLFGNMSVVGPRPHMINLAKEYGELIDNYSVRHYAKPGITGWAQVNGYRGETKKLEDMENRVDCDIWYIENWSLLLDIKIIIRTIMNIVKGEENAY; this comes from the coding sequence ATGATGAAAATTTTACAGGAATTATCACATATTAGAATGTCTCGTTATTTCAAACTTTTGTTTGTGTGCTGGGATATAATTTTATTAAATGCATCGATATTACTTTCTGCTTTAGTTAGATATGGCAGGGTTGAAGAAATATTTCTAAAAGAAGAAGAAACGGTTTCTTTAGTCGCTAATTTAATATGGATCGGCTTACTTCTTAATAAAGATTCTTATAGAATGGTTCGAATTGAACGTATTGAATCTATTGTAAGCCGTACTATCCGAAAACTTCTTATTCATGCCTCTTTAATAGCAATGTTTGTTGCTTTTCTAAATTTAGCTGATATTTCAAGACTTCGTTTATTGTATTTTTATTTATTCTTTTTTGGGATTCTACTTGTTTCTCGATATATCTCTATGAAACTTTTAAAGGAAATAAGGGCAAAAGGATATAATTTTAAAAAATTTGTTATCGTTGGCGCTAATGAAACAGGCGAAAAAATGCGTAAAATATTGGCCAAAAACTTGACTTACGGATACAAATTTTTAGGTTTTTTTGATCAAAAGGACGACACTATAAAAGAAACATACACTCCATTTTTAGGAGGATTTGACAAAGTTCAGGAATTTCTTGTCAAAGAAAAAGTGGATGAACTTTATGTTGCTCTTCATATTGACAATGTTGGAACAATAAATGAGTTAATAAAAATATGTGAGCAAAATATGGTTCGAATAAAATTTATTCCTGATTTCCAATTGTATACAAAGTCTAACAAAGTTGAGGTTTCATTTTATGAAAATACGCCGGTATTAATGTTGCGACAAGAGCCTTTGGAGTTAGCAATCAACAGATTGGTAAAAAAAATATTCGACTTATGTTTTTCTTCATTAGTTATTTTATTAATCTTTCCATGGTTATTTCCCTTAGTTACTTTAATTGTCAAAATAGAATCGCCAGGGCCTGTTTTTTTTAAACAAAAACGCTCAGGACGTGATAATAGACCTTTTACATGTCTAAAATTTAGAAGTATGTATGTTAATGATCTAGCTCATGATAAACAGGCTGGAAAAGGCGATAGTCGTATAACGAAATTTGGTGCTTTTATGCGTAAAACCAGCATAGACGAATTACCTCAGTTTTTTAATGTGCTTTTTGGAAATATGTCAGTTGTTGGGCCACGACCTCATATGATTAATCTTGCAAAGGAATATGGTGAACTAATTGATAATTATTCAGTCCGTCATTATGCCAAACCAGGAATTACAGGATGGGCACAAGTGAATGGTTATCGTGGCGAAACTAAAAAACTTGAAGATATGGAAAACAGAGTAGACTGTGATATTTGGTATATCGAAAATTGGAGTCTTTTGTTGGATATAAAAATTATTATAAGAACAATTATGAATATTGTCAAGGGAGAAGAAAATGCCTATTAG